One Torulaspora globosa chromosome 5, complete sequence DNA window includes the following coding sequences:
- the SWA2 gene encoding auxilin-like protein SWA2 (ancestral locus Anc_5.352), producing the protein MSDPFADLLSSFKKGDAAVKKDATVAPSGSVPQAGKAGDNGTNSSWLSPRESSPEIHDDFGKLFGSNVSPIAGAKQQQVAEDEFDAAFKAFEQDQKVQQPWEDEPELVVDEVKDMEVAKLMSLDLSIGQATSYYERGILYEELVRKRREEEAIKAQRTRVTSPVRREEPVGFFGVATGLLEKGRQLVDQFTTFPQEQDRLSDRLRQYSEYVEPQEWSAAASSAQPEVASEELPAQFTQSLLLEEDTLFSPEKSPTPPPPPESTLLDFDHEETVSHGIRDSGTKIAISHLELSGYNEFKDRATSFFKGGDYVRACEEYEKCLNSLPKDHTLRIVAYSNLVASLLKIGEYKRCISDTEIALNLFPEDPEMWSQSIPNAEPRRTFKEMWSKIVARRAEAFEHTEKYQEALKSYQSLIEKGCSNDKIMEGKRRCQKVLSPSQDKPVQSKGGSVRTNGPPASVPASAQTYASVQRVKEDNKKEEALENQKAALYDKVFNQIETWKGNKGDDIRHLLANLSQVLTWCDWKPVSPTELVLPKKVKIGYMKAVAKTHPDKLPASLELEAKMLAENVFSTLSTAWEKFKSENDIK; encoded by the coding sequence ATGAGCGACCCCTTTGCCGATTTACTcagttccttcaaaaagGGGGACGCCGCTGTCAAGAAAGATGCGACGGTAGCACCATCAGGTTCGGTGCCGCAAGCTGGCAAGGCAGGAGACAATGGAACGAACTCGTCGTGGCTTTCTCCTCGTGAGAGTAGCCCTGAAATCCATGATGACTTTGGCAAGCTTTTTGGGTCGAACGTGAGCCCGATTGCCGGGGCAAAACAACAGCAAGTAGCCGAAGATGAGTTCGATGCGGCTTTCAAGGCCTTCGAGCAGGACCAGAAGGTCCAGCAACCGTGGGAGGATGAGCCTGAGCTCGTTGTCGATGAAGTAAAGGACATGGAGGTGGCAAAATTGATGTCGTTGGACCTTTCAATCGGACAGGCAACGTCCTACTATGAGCGGGGGATCTTGTACGAGGAATTGGTGAGGAAACGGAGGGAAGAGGAGGCCATTAAAGCGCAAAGGACCCGTGTAACGTCACCAGTACGGCGGGAAGAGCCTGTTGGGTTCTTTGGCGTGGCTACCGGGCTGCTGGAAAAAGGCAGACAGCTAGTGGACCAATTTACCACATTCCCGCAGGAGCAAGATAGACTCTCTGATAGGCTACGCCAGTATTCCGAGTACGTTGAGCCACAGGAATGGTCTGCGGCAGCTTCATCTGCGCAACCCGAAGTGGCAAGTGAGGAGCTTCCAGCGCAGTTTACACAGTCGCTCCTCTTGGAGGAAGATACGCTGTTCTCGCCAGAGAAATCACCAACTCCGCCACCTCCACCAGAGTCAACGTTACTCGATTTCGACCATGAGGAAACAGTCTCTCATGGTATCAGAGATTCGGGGACCAAAATAGCGATATCGCACTTAGAGTTATCTGGTTACAACGAATTTAAAGATCGGGCAacaagcttcttcaaaggtGGTGACTATGTAAGAGCATGCGAGGAATATGAGAAGTGCCTGAACTCACTTCCGAAGGACCACACTCTCCGAATAGTGGCATATTCTAACTTGGTGGCTTCTTTACTCAAGATCGGGGAATACAAGAGATGCATATCAGATACCGAAATAGCcttgaatcttttcccTGAGGATCCCGAAATGTGGAGCCAATCTATCCCCAATGCTGAACCACGCAGGACATTCAAGGAGATGTGGTCAAAAATAGTTGCAAGACGTGCAGAAGCTTTTGAGCATACAGAAAAGTATCAAGAGGCATTGAAATCGTACCAATCGCTGATTGAGAAAGGTTGTTCTAATGACAAGATTATGGAAGGTAAGAGGAGATGTCAAAAGGTGCTTAGCCCATCGCAAGACAAACCAGTACAGTCTAAAGGAGGTTCTGTGCGCACTAATGGGCCTCCTGCGAGCGTTCCCGCTTCCGCGCAGACGTATGCCAGCGTTCAGCGAGTAAAAGAGGAcaacaagaaagaagaagctttggAAAATCAGAAGGCCGCTTTATATGACAAGGTGTTTAATCAAATCGAGACGTGGAAAGGCAATAAGGGAGACGATATACGTCATCTGCTGGCCAACTTATCTCAAGTCCTCACATGGTGCGATTGGAAACCAGTTTCACCCACAGAGCTCGTTTTGCccaagaaagtgaaaaTTGGTTACATGAAGGCTGTAGCTAAAACGCATCCAGACAAATTGCCTGCTTCTTTGGAGCTAGAAGCAAAAATGCTTGCCGAAAACGTCTTCAGCACTTTATCTACAGCATGGGAAAAGTTTAAGTCAGAGAATGATATAAAGTAA
- the ERG7 gene encoding lanosterol synthase ERG7 (ancestral locus Anc_5.351) has product MVQFYSEELKLERTDPTLWRLRTDELGRETWEYLTPERAKNDPQSTFTQWLLMIPDFPTPAPDKHYGCTDFTAADACRNGASFFKLLQDPESGIFPCQYKGPMFLTIGYIAVNYIAGTKIPDHERIELIRYIVNTAHPVDGGWGLHSVDKSTAFGTVVCYVGLRLLGLSKTHPVCVKARKLLMKLGGAIGAPHWGKIWLSVLNLYKWEGVNPAPPETWLLPYSLPIHPGRWWVHTRAIYLPVSYLSLIRYSCPLTDLLEELRTEIYTRPFETIDFSKNRNTVCGVDLYYPHSTVLNIANTAMVFYEKYIRPSWLSKMAKRRVYDLVKKEIANTDYLCIAPVNQAFCALVTLIEEGVDSPQFKRFQERFKDALFHGPQGMTVMGTNGTQTWDCAFAIQYLFVAGLAEQPQYFDTICAAYKFLCRTQFDTECVEGSFRDKRVGAWPFSTKTQGYTVSDCTAEAIKAIIMVRHSPIFSHLRDEISDEKLCKGIDVLLSLQNIDSFEYGSFATYEKIKAPLSMEKLNPAEVFGNIMVEFPYVECTDSSVLGLTYFHKYYDYRKEEISQRIKLAIGYIKKNQQEDGSWYGCWGICFTYAGMFAMEALHSVGEDYSNSEVVRKGCDFFVNRQLPDGGWGESMKSSELHTYVDSVDSLVVQTAWVLIALLLARYPNKEVIDAGVELLKKRQLPSGEWKFESVEGVFNHSCAIEYPSYRFLFPIKALGLYCKIYDDDAI; this is encoded by the coding sequence ATGGTTCAATTCTACTCCGAGGAGCTCAAGTTAGAAAGAACGGATCCAACGCTATGGAGGCTGCGTACTGACGAATTGGGCCGTGAAACGTGGGAATACTTAACTCCTGAACGAGCTAAGAATGATCCGCAGTCTACTTTTACTCAATGGCTGTTGATGATACCTGATTTTCCAACACCAGCACCAGACAAACATTATGGCTGCACCGATTTCACCGCAGCTGATGCATGTCGGAATGGcgcttcatttttcaaacttcTCCAGGATCCTGAGTCTGGTATTTTCCCTTGTCAGTATAAAGGTCCAATGTTCTTGACAATAGGATACATCGCGGTGAACTACATCGCTGGGACAAAAATTCCGGATCATGAAAGAATAGAGCTGATCAGGTACATTGTTAACACTGCCCACCCTGTTGACGGAGGATGGGGGTTGCATTCTGTAGATAAGTCGACGGCCTTCGGCACCGTTGTGTGCTACGTGGGTTTGCGTTTGCTTGGTCTCTCCAAAACGCATCCTGTTTGTGTGAAAGCGAGAAAGCTGCTTATGAAGCTTGGTGGCGCCATCGGAGCTCCGCACTGGGGGAAGATCTGGCTAAGCGTTCTGAATCTGTACAAATGGGAAGGAGTAAATCCTGCTCCGCCAGAGACGTGGCTGCTTCCTTATTCGCTGCCCATTCATCCTGGTAGGTGGTGGGTCCATACGAGAGCGATTTATTTGCCAGTGAGCTATCTGTCATTAATACGTTATTCTTGTCCACTGACAGACCTGCTGGAGGAATTGAGGACCGAAATATATACACGGCCTTTCGAAACAATCgatttctcgaagaataGGAACACAGTCTGCGGAGTGGACCTTTACTACCCTCATAGCACCGTTCTGAATATCGCAAACACGGCGATGGTGTTCTACGAGAAATACATTAggccttcttggctatcCAAGATGGCCAAGAGGCGAGTGTACGATTTGGTTAAGAAGGAGATAGCCAACACGGACTACCTCTGCATCGCTCCTGTCAACCAAGCGTTCTGTGCCTTGGTGACTTTGATAGAGGAGGGAGTCGATTCCCCACAGTTCAAAAGATTCCAAGAGAGGTTCAAAGATGCTCTTTTTCATGGCCCTCAAGGCATGACCGTAATGGGCACTAATGGCACTCAAACATGGGACTGCGCCTTTGCCATTCAGTATCTCTTCGTTGCTGGTTTGGCAGAGCAGCCGCAATATTTCGATACTATCTGCGCAGCCTATAAGTTTCTCTGCCGTACTCAGTTTGATACAGAATGTGTGGAAGGAAGCTTCAGAGACAAGAGAGTGGGCGCCTGGCCATTCTCTACCAAAACCCAAGGATATACGGTCTCAGATTGTACCGCCGAGGCCATCAAAGCCATCATCATGGTACGACATTCTCCGATAttttctcatcttcgtGACGAGATAAGCGATGAAAAACTGTGCAAGGGTATCGACGTCCTTTTAAGTTTACAGAACATCGACTCTTTCGAGTACGGCTCTTTCGCTACTTATGAGAAAATTAAAGCACCTCTGTCAATGGAAAAACTGAACCCTGCAGAGGTTTTTGGGAACATTATGGTCGAATTTCCCTACGTAGAATGTACAGACTCTTCAGTGTTGGGATTGACCTATTTCCACAAATATTACGATTACCGcaaggaagaaatttcGCAGAGGATCAAACTGGCAATTGGCTATATCAAAAAAAACCAGCAAGAAGATGGCAGTTGGTATGGCTGCTGGGGTATCTGTTTTACCTACGCTGGTATGTTTGCCATGGAAGCCCTTCATAGCGTAGGGGAGGACTATTCAAACTCTGAGGTTGTTCGCAAGGGATGTGATTTCTTTGTTAACAGGCAGCTTCCCGATGGTGGGTGGGGAGAATCAATGAAATCCAGTGAATTGCACACATATGTCGATTCTGTTGATTCCTTAGTAGTACAGACGGCGTGGGTTCTGATCGCGCTGCTGTTGGCCAGATATCCCAACAAAGAAGTTATTGACGCAGGTGTTGAacttctgaagaaaaggcagCTTCCATCAGGTGAATGGAAGTTCGAGAGCGTCGAAGGTGTCTTCAACCATTCTTGTGCCATCGAGTATCCTAGTTATAGGTTTCTCTTCCCAATAAAAGCCCTAGGTCTTTATTGTAAAATATACGATGATGATGCTATTTAA
- the YFT2 gene encoding Yft2p (ancestral locus Anc_5.350), whose amino-acid sequence MLTFAAICGRAFIVYPIELCLGIVIAWCMGKYTLEIQREQYYLLSSKSFINEIFAYKGNLVWTVLFVCLAYVQIATKCRNYVILPQYQGNVPNYPMRGLLKQYASKFILKNVLLMLIFWVIDGIFILTGGSCLTRADTYSAEKCKASGAQWVGGFDISGHFCFLVNISMILWLELSQYWKYVEQDAVVLPASRLIKVCLIITVSVLVIWIAMLMITSIYYHTVLEKVLGCLMGYICVTVMYWLIPRSPFCNKLFYC is encoded by the coding sequence ATGCTGACATTTGCAGCGATCTGCGGCAGAGCTTTCATTGTGTATCCGATCGAGTTGTGTCTTGGAATTGTCATTGCCTGGTGTATGGGAAAATATACGCTCGAAATTCAGCGGGAACAGTACTATCTCTTGAGCTCGAAGAGTTTTATCAACGAAATATTCGCATACAAAGGCAATTTAGTGTGGACTGTCCTGTTTGTGTGCTTGGCATATGTGCAGATAGCGACAAAATGTCGTAATTATGTCATCCTACCGCAGTATCAGGGAAACGTGCCAAATTATCCTATGAGAGGGCTTCTAAAGCAATATGCCAGTAAGTTTATATTGAAGAATGTGCTTCTCATGCTCATCTTTTGGGTTATTGATGggatcttcatcttgacTGGCGGTTCGTGTTTGACCAGAGCGGATACATATTCGGCAGAAAAGTGTAAAGCTAGCGGTGCTCAGTGGGTTGGGGGATTTGATATAAGCGGACATTTTTGTTTCCTTGTTAACATCAGTATGATCCTCTGGCTTGAGCTCTCGCAATATTGGAAATATGTTGAGCAAGACGCTGTTGTGCTCCCCGCTAGCAGGCTTATCAAGGTTTGCTTAATCATCACGGTGAGCGTTCTGGTGATATGGATTGCGATGTTGATGATAACCTCCATATATTACCATACGGTTCTCGAGAAGGTTCTAGGCTGCCTGATGGGATACATTTGTGTCACCGTCATGTACTGGCTGATTCCGCGTTCTCCCTTTTGCAATAAATTATTTTACTGCTGA
- the MCM21 gene encoding Mcm21p (ancestral locus Anc_5.349), with amino-acid sequence MKRRTAETVARTPKKQRIAENGSSPVIYHQLLDPTIAKFINMENLISPSKRSRSLKQKDGNKSIYDSVLLENAYRMFGISSFPVVDPSDLKLNEETKEIQITREMIGIRLEVFNESLSKYEKPYYVLLKKKMKSDSWTLFKHTVPQYIDVRALFNNTNGGIITSHNSIYLFARDLYKQLVALSMRVQYLEELANSKLVDDLDIDLEAAAVSFTRNGALFKLLLRGDEVVSCSIRSNFIEASLRPRHEALFLGPINELALKLKHMDQQ; translated from the coding sequence atgaagagaagaactGCAGAGACAGTTGCAAGAACCCCCAAAAAACAACGTATAGCGGAAAACGGAAGTTCACCAGTGATTTATCATCAATTGCTTGACCCAACTATTGCCAAGTTTATTAACATGGAAAACCTGATCTCCCCGTCAAAGAGGTCTCGCAGCCTGAAGCAAAAGGACGGAAATAAATCCATCTATGACAGTGTTCTATTGGAAAATGCCTATAGAATGTTTggaatctcttctttcccGGTTGTGGATCCCAGTGATCTGAAGCTGAACGAAGAAACGAAGGAGATTCAGATCACAAGAGAAATGATTGGGATCAGGCTTGAGGTCTTCAATGAGAGCTTATCAAAGTACGAGAAGCCTTACTACGTtctgctcaagaagaagatgaaatctGATTCGTGGACTTTGTTCAAACACACAGTACCACAATACATTGACGTGAGAGCTCTATTTAACAATACAAATGGCGGAATAATAACGTCGCATAATTCCATCTATCTGTTTGCCAGAGATCTGTATAAGCAGCTGGTAGCACTGAGCATGCGAGTGCAATACCTGGAGGAGCTGGCAAATTCGAAACTAGTCGACGATCTCGATATCGATTTAGAAGCGGCTGCAGTGTCATTCACCCGGAATGGAGCTCTTTTTAAGCTTCTACTGCGGGGGGACGAAGTAGTATCCTGCTCGATTCGCAGTAATTTTATTGAGGCCAGCCTCAGACCACGACATGAGGCGTTATTTCTGGGGCCTATTAATGAACTAGCATTGAAGTTGAAACATATGGATCAGCAGTAA
- the HIM1 gene encoding Him1p (ancestral locus Anc_5.348), with protein sequence MAINIDRSVLVKQFTDHLLLFGSTGLVGSLTLNELRKINFHLNNSQDIQQKLDSCQRPEVVNFRFDKFIYCINRKIKQFCNAGDGQFTETHGFQILKYNKKEYSLSKIKKLPPGVSTVSDKSPIGDDLSISKTISIKGDYIEEILNFCIDKQRYQVDYVSDSAERISLTFNIYAIQIASPDSRKWTGLLPLIFSGCVNIKSKAANGIMETRLPPLDEIPTMICALGSSSSGHPNKTVDRNYADHELTFQLVRVFNNCERKRLVIITTFNNVLISRIFPYFRTKSKLEYDLQYKLSPRLGQLVLLRPGPLVGDHTDLKERRVTVKHSSNLLKQILYYKKCCFQCKLLLFKECRRTGFRTKASEIIAKSMYRKPGSWILGYCLPASKVAHTAALKAVEPPADGTKHLVEIITSEEMDNSVPS encoded by the coding sequence ATGGCTATTAATATTGATCGTTCCGTTTTGGTTAAACAGTTCACTGATCATTTACTTCTTTTTGGATCTACAGGATTGGTTGGCTCCCTGACTTTGAATGAATTAAGGAAAATCAATTTCCATCTAAATAATTCTCAAGATATACAGCAGAAGCTTGATTCCTGTCAGCGCCCGGAAGTCGTTAATTTTAGGTTCGATAAGTTCATCTATTGCATAAATAGAAAGATAAAACAATTCTGCAATGCTGGAGACGGACAATTTACTGAAACACATGGATTCCAGATACTCAAGTACAATAAAAAAGAATATTCACTCAGTAAAATCAAAAAATTGCCTCCAGGAGTATCTACCGTTTCTGATAAATCTCCAATAGGAGACGATCTGAGCATATCAAAAACCATCAGTATTAAAGGAGACTATATCGAGGAAATTCTCAACTTCTGCATTGACAAGCAAAGGTACCAGGTTGACTATGTGTCAGACTCGGCCGAAAGGATTTCATTAACCTTCAACATCTATGCGATTCAAATAGCTTCTCCCGATTCTAGGAAGTGGACCGGCCTATTGCCGCTTATCTTCTCCGGTTGTGTCAACATAAAGTCAAAGGCTGCCAATGGTATCATGGAAACTAGACTGCCGCcgcttgatgaaattccTACCATGATTTGTGCCTTAGGTTCGAGCTCCTCAGGACATCCGAATAAGACTGTTGACCGTAACTATGCTGATCATGAATTGACGTTCCAACTTGTCAGAGTCTTCAACAAttgtgaaagaaaaagGCTGGTAATCATCACAACCTTCAACAACGTGTTGATAAGTCGTATTTTTCCATATTTTCGAACTAAATCTAAACTGGAATATGACTTACAATACAAATTATCACCTAGATTGGGGCAGCTTGTCCTTTTGAGACCAGGACCGTTGGTAGGCGATCATACTGACCTGAAGGAGAGGCGTGTCACGGTCAAGCATTCGTCGAATTTATTAAAACAAATATTGTACTACAAGAAGTGCTGTTTTCAATGCAAGCTTCTTTTATTCAAAGAGTGCAGAAGAACAGGATTTAGAACGAAAGCGTCGGAAATCATTGCAAAGTCGATGTACCGGAAGCCAGGCTCGTGGATTCTGGGTTATTGCTTACCTGCAAGCAAAGTAGCACACACGGCGGCTCTCAAAGCTGTTGAGCCACCGGCAGATGGGACGAAGCATTTAGTCGAAATCATAACTAGTGAAGAGATGGATAATTCGGTTCCTAGCTAA
- the PCL5 gene encoding Pcl5p (ancestral locus Anc_5.347), with protein sequence MVSRVLKEANLVMVDTNDLDRRLAYQTPPYEQWKSTLCSASPGPLSSDTLVSRIGMALCERTSKISTDKIRNEAGSVSSFVREVLRRSKSNTRSTVLAFAYFNKVYDGQSVKDKLPEFARCSKRVFLSCLILANKFLNDNSFAMKTWHMISGLRQKDLCLMERWCLDRLDYKLLVTETEYAVFENRLFVASNKRMRCENESVRDLSYKKLRTI encoded by the coding sequence ATGGTTTCGAGGGTTTTGAAAGAGGCCAATTTAGTAATGGTCGATACGAACGATTTAGATCGCCGGCTTGCGTACCAGACACCGCCCTATGAACAATGGAAGAGCACGTTGTGCTCTGCTTCACCAGGGCCACTTTCATCGGATACACTGGTTTCTAGGATTGGCATGGCGCTATGCGAACGGACCTCTAAAATCTCGACAGACAAGATTAGGAACGAGGCTGGGAGCGTAAGCAGTTTTGTACGCGAAGTGCTTAGAAGGTCGAAGAGCAACACCAGAAGCACTGTGTTGGCTTTCGCGTATTTCAACAAGGTTTACGATGGTCAGTCGGTAAAAGACAAGTTGCCGGAGTTCGCAAGGTGCTCGAAGAGAGTCTTCTTAAGCTGTCTGATTCTAGCTAACAAGTTTCTTAACGATAACTCGTTCGCAATGAAAACATGGCATATGATAAGTGGCCTCAGGCAGAAGGACCTATGTCTCATGGAGAGATGGTGTCTCGATAGGTTGGATTATAAACTGCTGGTGACCGAAACTGAATATGCGGTGTTCGAGAACCGGCTGTTCGTTGCAAGCAACAAGAGGATGCGTTGCGAGAACGAATCTGTTAGAGATCTTAGTTACAAGAAATTACGTACAATCTAA
- the TRM5 gene encoding tRNA (guanine) methyltransferase (ancestral locus Anc_5.346), protein MRAKSAKAALRNLATMSAPGISFKYKPPVDRNMRTLDRSFFVSKVPLCVVRFPDPKNISIFSKKFKESILRVPRIPHVVKLDQAEGSRRSDGKSLACDNGIVTKGVLLADTISSIDEARTRLSPDAMSFLDETEAEILPYEYKMDYDFWKAEEILRAVLPEQFLDEIPTGFTVVGHIAHLNLRQEFKPFAALIGQVILDKNNKIETVVDKVSSIATQFRTFPMQVIAGRDSDLVVEQKESNCTFRFDFSKVYWNSRLHTEHERLVSQFFQPGQVLCDVFAGVGPFAIPAAKKDVIVLANDLNPESFKYLRENIELNKVSPLVEALNLDGGEFISKSFELLSQWRERTKGKISVPLKLSHHERKRQKKQPVQGIPATRELEIPLHINHFVMNLPDSSISFLDKFIGLYHNLHVQTMPHIHLHCFEKYGIDEEPTMEELHDRVHSRILSSLRTSEKILPKDRLSFHLVRKVSPTKPMFCVSFQLPKEVASANPVYTT, encoded by the coding sequence ATGCGTGCTAAGTCTGCCAAAGCAGCATTGAGAAATTTGGCAACGATGAGCGCTCCTGGGATCAGTTTCAAGTATAAACCACCGGTTGACAGAAATATGAGGACTCTAGATCGGTCATTCTTTGTTTCCAAGGTGCCATTATGTGTTGTTAGGTTCCCTGATCCAAAAAATATCAGcatattttcaaagaagttcaaggagaGCATACTGCGGGTTCCACGCATTCCGCATGTCGTCAAGCTGGACCAAGCTGAGGGCTCCAGAAGGTCCGACGGCAAGAGTCTGGCTTGCGACAACGGCATAGTGACAAAGGGCGTTCTTCTGGCTGATACGATAAGCAGCATCGACGAGGCCAGGACGCGCCTGTCGCCAGACGCAATGAGTTTTCTGGACGAGACTGAGGCAGAGATTCTTCCCTACGAGTACAAGATGGACTACGATTTCTGGAAGGCGGAGGAAATTCTGCGGGCAGTGCTGCCCGAGCAGTTTCTGGATGAGATCCCGACGGGGTTCACCGTTGTGGGCCACATCGCGCATTTGAACCTGCGGCAGGAGTTTAAGCCGTTCGCCGCTCTGATCGGGCAGGTGATCCTGGATAAGAACAATAAAATCGAAACCGTGGTGGACAAAGTGAGTTCGATAGCGACGCAGTTCAGAACGTTTCCCATGCAGGTGATAGCTGGCCGCGACAGCGACCTAGTGGTCGAACAGAAGGAATCCAACTGCACCTTCCGGTTCGACTTCAGCAAAGTATACTGGAACTCCAGGTTGCACACCGAGCACGAAAGGCTGGTCTCGCAATTTTTTCAGCCGGGCCAAGTGCTCTGCGACGTGTTTGCAGGCGTCGGGCCGTTCGCAATACCGGCAGCGAAGAAGGACGTCATAGTGCTCGCAAACGACCTGAACCCGGAGAGCTTTAAGTATCTCAGGGAAAACATCGAACTGAATAAAGTCTCACCTCTGGTGGAAGCGCTCAACCTGGACGGCGGCGAATTTATCAGTAAATCTTTCGAGCTTCTCAGCCAATGGCGTGAACGGACCAAAGGCAAGATCAGTGTCCCACTGAAGCTCAGTCACCACGAGCgcaagagacagaagaagcagcccGTTCAGGGCATACCCGCCACCAGAGAGCTCGAGATACCGCTTCACATCAACCACTTTGTCATGAACCTGCCAGACAGCTCGATTAGTTTCCTCGACAAGTTCATCGGCCTCTATCATAATCTGCACGTTCAGACAATGCCACACATCCATCTCCACTGTTTTGAGAAATATGGCATCGACGAAGAGCCAACCATGGAAGAGCTACACGACAGAGTACATTCGCGCATTCTGTCTTCACTACGAACCAGTGAAAAAATCCTACCAAAGGACCGTCTGTCGTTCCACCTAGTGCGTAAGGTGTCCCCCACGAAGCCCATGTTCTGCGTCAGCTTCCAATTGCCCAAAGAGGTGGCGTCGGCCAACCCTGTATACACTACATAA
- the RRP4 gene encoding exosome non-catalytic core subunit RRP4 (ancestral locus Anc_5.345), with product MSEVITVVRRKGAFQQFGEIVEKLDEEDVDIEMTEASESGLEGEKSGLQVVTPGELVSENPGWMRGHGTYFLDNMTYSSVAGTVSKVNRLLSVIPLKSRYSPETGDHIVGRIAEVGNKRWRVDIGGRQHAVLMLGSVNLPGGILRRKSESDELQMRSFLKEGDLLNAEVQSLFQDGSASLHTRSLKYGKLRDGMFCQVPSSLIVRSKNHTHNLPGSVTVVLGVNGFIWLRKTSKMDSARDAPSGASMGSTGGPTGAKSLRADTVSITRLEEESSWQIYSDQNDPSITSSIRQTICRYANVIKALAYCEIGITQERIVSAYEASMAYSAVGSLIEREVMESLGDDVLNAEKMRGSPF from the coding sequence ATGTCTGAAGTGATCACAGTTGTTAGGAGGAAGGGTGCTTTCCAGCAATTCGGCGAGATTGTGGAAAAATtggacgaggaagatgtaGACATCGAGATGACGGAGGCAAGCGAGAGTGGATTGGAGGGCGAGAAGTCGGGATTGCAAGTTGTTACGCCTGGTGAGCTTGTCAGCGAAAATCCAGGCTGGATGAGGGGCCATGGCACGTATTTTTTGGATAATATGACGTACTCGTCAGTCGCGGGAACTGTGTCGAAAGTGAACAGACTGTTGTCTGTTATACCGCTTAAAAGTCGGTATTCGCCCGAGACCGGCGACCACATCGTTGGCAGAATAGCAGAGGTCGGCAATAAGAGGTGGCGAGTGGACATCGGCGGGAGACAGCATGCGGTGCTGATGCTGGGGTCGGTGAACCTGCCGGGTGGCATTTTGAGAAGGAAGTCAGAGAGCGATGAGTTGCAGATgagaagctttttgaaggagGGCGATCTGCTGAATGCTGAAGTACAGTCACTGTTCCAGGACGGGAGTGCGTCGCTACACACTAGATCGCTCAAGTATGGAAAATTGCGCGATGGTATGTTTTGCCAAGTGCCAAGCTCGTTGATCGTaagatccaagaatcaCACACATAACCTCCCCGGCAGCGTCACTGTAGTGCTGGGGGTCAACGGGTTCATATGGCTGAGGAAAACGTCTAAGATGGACAGCGCCAGAGACGCACCTTCAGGCGCCAGCATGGGTTCCACCGGTGGGCCCACGGGAGCTAAGTCGTTACGTGCAGATACAGTGTCGATCACCagattggaagaagagtcTTCGTGGCAGATATATTCGGATCAGAACGACCCTTCGATAACCAGCAGTATTAGACAGACCATATGTCGCTATGCGAACGTGATCAAGGCGCTTGCGTATTGCGAGATCGGTATTACGCAGGAAAGAATCGTCAGCGCTTATGAGGCAAGCATGGCATATTCTGCAGTTGGCAGCCTGATCGAGAGGGAAGTAATGGAGAGCCTAGGAGACGACGTGCTCAACGCGGAAAAGATGAGAGGTTCACCGTTCTGA